ATGAGCAATATGAACGAAAATTGGAAAAAGACCCTAGAATTACTTGCTCCGGAATTGACAGAAGTAAGCTATAATACTTGGTTTTTACCTATAGTACCTTTAAAAATAGACGAAGAAAATAATAAATTATATCTAAAGCTTTTAAACGATATGAACCTGAACATCATGAAGAGCAGATACATGTCCATTCTTGAAAATGCCGTAGCCATTGCATTTTCAAAGAAGTATGACATAGAACTGACGCTGGATGATATGGAGGAAGAACCCATAAACTATAAAAATGAATATGATGATTCTTTTGTAAAACGTTTTCCTGATGAATATTATTTCAATCCAAGATATAATTTCAACGCTTTCGTTGTGGGTAACAATAACAGATATGCACATGCTGCGTCTCTTGCCGTAGCGGAATCACCGTCCTGTGTAGCCGCTAACCCTTCCGATTCCTACAATCCTCTATTTTTATACGGAGGATCCGGTCTTGGTAAAACGCATCTGATGCATGCCATCGGCCAATACATATTAATCAATTATCCAAAACTGAAAGTACTCTACGTATCTTCAGAAATGTTTACAAATGAGCTGATTAAAGCCATTGGAGATCGAAAAACACTGGAATTTAGAAATAAGTACAGAAATATTGATGTACTGTTAATAGACGATATACAATTTATTGAAGGAAAAGACAGTACACAGGAAGAATTTTTCCACACCTTCAACACACTGTACGAAGCCAATAAACAGATTATTATTTCAAGTGACAGACCTCCCGCAAAGCTTTTGAACATAGAAGAAAGATTAAGATCCAGATTCCAATGGAATATGATTGCCGACATACAGCCGGCCGATTATGAGAACCGAGTTGCTATCTTAATGAAGAAAGCTGAACTGGAAAATATTACGATTGATGATAACTTAATGGAGGTCATCGCCCTGATCGCCGGAAAAATAAAATCAAATATCCGAGAACTGGAGGGCGCTTTTTCAAGAGTCATTACCTTTTCCAACCTAATGAATAAAGAAATTAATATTTCTCTCGCAAAAGAAGTATTAAAAGATATTATTTCTAACACAGATGTCATCATTAATCCGGAAGTCATCAAAAAATATGTCTGCAAGCACTTCGATATTAAAATTGCAGACATTGAATCCTCAAAGAGAACAAGAGCCTTAGCCTTTCCAAGGCAAATCGCCATGTATCTTTGCAGAGAAATGACCGATCTTTCCCTTCCAAAAATCGGTGAGGCTTTCGGAAAAAGAGATCATACTACGGTCATGCACGGATGTGAAAAGATTTCGTCTGAGATGAAAATGAATGAATCTGTAAAAGAAGTGGTAGAAGCCATTCAAAGAAATATCAATGAATGCAGAATTTAAACTTTATATGGGAGTTATAAATATAAAAACTTATGCACAAAAATTCACAGTTCCATATCAAAAAAAGTACAAGTTATCAACAAAGTATCAACAGGCAAAAGATTAGCAGTTTCAAGGCTTTAAGATAGTTATCAACAAATCCACAGCCCCTACTACTAATACTACTAAAATAAATTAAAAAGAATAAAGGAGTCGGCACATGAAATTTACCTGCAATCAGCAAATTTTATCTAAAGCTATAAACACAGTTTCCAAAGCTGTAACAAACAGAACTACTATTCCTATTCTTAAGGGTATTTTACTAAGAGCAAAAGATAACACCTTAACCTTAACAGCGTCAGACCTGGACTTAAGCATAGAAAAAATTATAGAAACACACGTTTCTGAAGAAGGAGAAACCGTAGTTCTATCCAGACTATTCAGTGAAATTATAAGAAAACTTCCAAACGAAGAAATCACTGTAGAATTAAAAGAAGATAACAACCTGACTATCGAATGTTCTTCATCACAGTTTAATATTGTATGTTTCCCCGCAGATGAATTTCCTAACATAGGGGAAATAGAAGAAAAAAGTAAACTGGTCTTAAACAGAGAACTATTTAAAGAAATGATCCGAAAGACTTCTTTTGCCGCAAGCCTTGATGAATCCAAGGGTGTTATTGTGGGTGTATTAATAGAACTGGAAGAAAACAGTTTAAATATGATCGCTTTGGACGGCTTCAGAATGGCTGTTGTTAAAGAAGACATGAAAAATTCTGAAGAAAAGAAAATTATTATTGCATCTAAAATATTATCTGAAATAAGTAAAATTATTTCAGAGGTAGAAGATGAAAATGTTGGAATTATATTGGACAATAAAAAAGCCGTTGTCATATTAGAGGGAACGAGAATTGTACTCCGTCTTTTAGAAGGCGAATTTATAAAATATAAAGACATTCTTCCAAAAGAATGCAAAACAACAGTGACCCTAAATAAAGGGGATTTTCTTGAAAGTATCGAAAGGGCTTCACTTTTC
This region of Aminipila luticellarii genomic DNA includes:
- the dnaA gene encoding chromosomal replication initiator protein DnaA encodes the protein MSNMNENWKKTLELLAPELTEVSYNTWFLPIVPLKIDEENNKLYLKLLNDMNLNIMKSRYMSILENAVAIAFSKKYDIELTLDDMEEEPINYKNEYDDSFVKRFPDEYYFNPRYNFNAFVVGNNNRYAHAASLAVAESPSCVAANPSDSYNPLFLYGGSGLGKTHLMHAIGQYILINYPKLKVLYVSSEMFTNELIKAIGDRKTLEFRNKYRNIDVLLIDDIQFIEGKDSTQEEFFHTFNTLYEANKQIIISSDRPPAKLLNIEERLRSRFQWNMIADIQPADYENRVAILMKKAELENITIDDNLMEVIALIAGKIKSNIRELEGAFSRVITFSNLMNKEINISLAKEVLKDIISNTDVIINPEVIKKYVCKHFDIKIADIESSKRTRALAFPRQIAMYLCREMTDLSLPKIGEAFGKRDHTTVMHGCEKISSEMKMNESVKEVVEAIQRNINECRI
- the dnaN gene encoding DNA polymerase III subunit beta — its product is MKFTCNQQILSKAINTVSKAVTNRTTIPILKGILLRAKDNTLTLTASDLDLSIEKIIETHVSEEGETVVLSRLFSEIIRKLPNEEITVELKEDNNLTIECSSSQFNIVCFPADEFPNIGEIEEKSKLVLNRELFKEMIRKTSFAASLDESKGVIVGVLIELEENSLNMIALDGFRMAVVKEDMKNSEEKKIIIASKILSEISKIISEVEDENVGIILDNKKAVVILEGTRIVLRLLEGEFIKYKDILPKECKTTVTLNKGDFLESIERASLFAKEGKNNLVKLSISGNDMTITSRSEEGNVKENVMISTDGEGLDIGFNSKYLIDVLKVIEEDEIKLELNTGVSPCLVKPIEGNQFVYLILPVRLSGN